A segment of the Georgenia sp. M64 genome:
TGTCCCGCAGGACGGTGTAGTGGCTCATGACCGCTCCTCGTCGTGGCTCATGACCGCTCCTCACGCTCGCCGGGTGGGGTCACCGTACGGCCGCGCGGCTCCCCCTGAACAGGGGTCGTCCCGACGGCTGGGTGCCCCGCGGCTCCGGGTTCTCAGGGCTCGAGCACCGCCCAGCCGTGCGCGGGTACCCGCGTGCCGGCCTCCCCCGCCGCCTCCGCGTGCCCGGCGACCACGGCGCCGGCGGCGGGGACCTCCGCCGGCTCGTCGGAGATGTTGAGCACGACGACGAGGCGGTTCTCGCCGTCACGGGCCTCGTACGCGAGGACCTCGTTGGACAGGGCGAGGCCGGCCGTGCGGGCGCGGTGCAGCCACGGGTGCCGGCGCCGCAGCGCGATGAGCTCCTGGTGGAGGTGGTAGGTCTCCCAGCCGTACGGGGCGAGGTCCGCCGGCCGCTGCGGAAGGGCGGGCCGGATCGCGTCGTCGCCGCCGAGGCGCTCCTCCTTGAGCCCCTCGAACGCCTGCTCGTCCCCGTAGTAGATCGACGGCGTCCCCCCGACGGTGAGGAGCACCACCAGCGCGTGGGCGAGGTGACGGCGGTCGGTCAGCCGGGTGGCGATGCGGGTGACGTCGTGGTTGCCGACGAAGGTCTGCGGGGCGAAGGTCCCGAGCATCTCCCCGTGGCGGGTGAGGGCGTGGTCGAGCTCGTAGAGGTTGGTGTCGTTGAGGGCGCTCCAGATCGCCTTCCACAGCTCGTACTGGGTGACCGAGTCGACCCCGGACCCCGCGACGAAGCCGGCGTAGTCGCCGTGGATGACCTCCCCGAGGAGGTAGGCCTCCGGATGGGCGGCGCGAACGCCGGGCAGCACCCGCTGCCAGAAGGGGAGCGGGACGGCGTAGGCGGCGTCGAGCCGCCAGCCGTCGAACCCGGCGCGGAGCCAGTGGTCCATCACCTCGGTCACCAGCTCCGCGACGCCGTCGTCGTCGTGGTCGAGGGCGACGAGGGCCTCGTGGCCCTCGAAGCTCTCGTGGACCGGCTCGCCGCCCCCGTCGGGCCAGGTGAGGCGGAAGAGCGCGGCCTCGGGCGCCGTCGGGCCGCCCTCGAGGGCCCGCAGGAAGAGCGGGTGCTGCGAGCCGACGTGGTTGAAGACCCCGTCGAGGACCACCTTGAGCCCGCGGTCGTGCGCGGCCGCGAGGAGCGCGTCGAGGTCGGCGCGGTCACCCAGGCGCGGGTCGACCTCGAAGTGGTCGATCGTGTCGTACCCGTGGCTGCGGGAGGTGAAGACCGGCCCGAGGAGCAGGCCCGAGACCCCGAGCTCCACGGCGTAGTCGAGCCACTCCACCAGGCGCGGCAGCCGGTGGGTGACCGGTGCGCCGTCCTCGAGGACCGGCTCGGCGCCGAGGGCCCCGAGGGGGTAGACGTGCCAGAAGATCGCGTGCTCGTGCCAGGTCGTCACGGGACGACATCCTCCCCCGGGCGACGCGGCTCCGCACTCCCGTCACCGCTCTTGCCCCGACCCGCGTGGTGGAGTTGGCTACCGGCATGGGCCAGGTACGCCAGCTCCGTGTCGTCGTCGAGGCCGAGGACTACGACGAGGCGGTCGCGTTCTTCCGCGACGTCCTCGGCATGCCGGAGCAGGAGGCCTACGCCGGCGAGGGAGGGGCGTCGGTGGTCATCCTCGACGCGGGCCGCGCGACCCTCGAGATCGCCAACCCGGCCCAGAAGCGGATGATCGACGACGTCGAGGTCGGCCGCCAGGTGGCCCCCCACATCCGGCTCGCGCTGGAGGTGGACGACTCGGCGGCGACCACCGAGCGGGCGGTGGCGGCGGGCGCGGAGCTGGTGGCCCCGCCGGTGCGCACGCCGTGGGACTCGCTCAACGCCCGGCTCGACGTCCCCGCCGGGCTGCACGTCACCCTCTTCACCGAGCTGGGGTGAGGTGAGCGTCGGAGGCGCTCCAGCTCACCGAGGTGGGGCGAGGAGCGTCAGAGGCGCTCGAGCCGGGGGCTGTTGAGGGCCACGCGACGCAGGTGGCCGCCGCCGAAGTCGATGACGACGGTGTCCGCCTCGAGGGTGACGACCCGGCCGACGCCGTGCCGTTCGTGGCACACGCGCTCGCCCACCGGGATGGGGTCACCGGGGCGCACCTCGGCCGCGCGCCCGGCGTTGAACGGGCTGTTGGGGAGGTAGTTCCGACCGGTCGGTGCATGTGAGGCCATGCCTCCATGGTCCCCCACCATGGCCCCTCGTGTGAACAGGGGATGTCTCACAGGTGGCACGTCCGGATCTGTCGGTCCGGTCGCGTCGGCCCGCTGCGCGAGAAAGGCGCAGGTCAGCGCGACGGATCGTGCCCGAGGGAGCGCAGCTTGGTCTCCCGGTCCGGGTCCGCCGCGTCCCCCTCCAGCAGGCCGCGGATCTCCTCCACGACCGAGCGCATGACGACGACGTCGTCGTCGCCCAGCTCCTCCCGCGGCCGCTCGAGCAGCTCGAGGAGGGCCCGGGAGCGCTCGGGGCCGGCATGGTCGGGCAGCGCCTCGACGTCCTGCCCGCCGGCGGTCGTGGTGAGCCACTCGCGCAGCTCCGGTGCGGTCATGGTGACGAGCCCGTGGAAGTCGTCCCACAGGGCGTCGTCGACGGCGGTCTCAGCCATGGTTCCCCCTCGCTGGTGTCCGGTGCGACGACCGTACGGTCCGGCGGGGCGACGCGCACGGCGGGGCGACGGGCGGCGCTCGGCCGCGACGTCGGCGCGCGTGGTGGAGGCGTCCCGTCAGGCGTGCGAGGGGGCGGTGGGGGCGTTCTGCAGCTCGAAGGTGAGCTCGTCGGGGTAGCAGTGGAACCACTCCTCGCCCGGCTCGTACGACCGGACGATCGGGTGGGCCGTGGTGCGGTGGTGGGCCGTCGCGTGCCGGTTCGGCGAGGAGTCGCAGCACCCGATGTGCCCGCACGCCTGGCAGGCGCGCAGGTGCACCCACGTCGCGCCGATCGGCAGGCAGTCCTCGCACCCCGGGGCGGCGTCCGGCACGACGTCGTGGTCGATGGTGTCGAGGTGGCTGCAGAAGGTCATCGGACAATGAGAGCGCACACCGCCAGCGCTCCGCCAGGGTTTGGCCGGAGCAATATCCGTCGGGAGGCGTCCCGTCACCCGGGCGGCGCGGGCCGGGGCTGTGCCGGGACGTGCCGGGAAATCGGACAGGGACGGAACAATCGCCTCACGGAGGGTGTTGCCCCGGTCATGAGCGAACCGATCTCCGTCCACGTCTGGTCCGACGTCGCCTGCCCGTGGTGCTTCATCGGCAAGCGCCGCTTCGAGCGGGCCGTCGCCGGCTTCGACGGGGAGGTCGCCGTGCAGTACCACTCCTTCGAGCTCTCCCCCGACACCCCGGTCGACTTCGCGGGCAGCGCGGCGGACTTCCTCGCCGGCCACAAGCGCCTCCCCGCCGAGCAGGTGGAGCAGATGCTCGCCCAAGTCACGGCCCTCGCCGCCGCCGAGGGGCTGCGCTACGACTACGCCGCCGTGCGGCACACCAAGACCCTCAAGGCGCACGAGCTCATGCACCTCGCGCTGGAGCGCGGGAAGCAGCTGCCGATGGTCGAGGCGCTCTTCTCCGCCTACTTCGAGCAGGGCCGGCACGTCGGCCACGTCGACGACCTCGTCGAGCTCGCCACCGCCGTCGGCCTGGACGCCGAGGAGACGCGTGCGGCACTGACCGCGGGGACGTACGCCGACCGCGTGGCCGAGGACATCGACCAGGCGCGGCGGCTGGGCATCAACGGCGTCCCGTTCTACGTCGTGGACGGGCGCTACGGCGTCTCGGGAGCCCAGTCCCCGGAGACCTTCCTCTCGGTGCTGCGCAAGGTCGCCGACGAGCGACGCACCGCCGCACAGGTCGGCGACGGACCCTCCGGCGACATCGGTACCCACGACGTGGCACCCGCCGGGGCGGTGCGATGAGCGCCGCGGGCGCGGCCGACCGGTCGGGCCACCCGCGCGTCCGCTCCCTGCCGCCGGCGGCCCCGGAGCCGGCGAGCGTGGGGCCCGGGAGCCCGGAGCCCGGGAGCCGGGCGCCCGGGAGCCTGGAGCTCGTTGCGCCCGACCCGGACGCGGGCTGGTGCACCGACGGCGTCTGCCTGCCTGGGAGCGGGGCGAGCGACCTCTAGCCGCTACTGACGGATCTGGCCGTCGCCCTCGACGATCCACGTCGTCGTCGTCAGCTCGGCCAGCCCCATCGGCCCGCGGGCGTGGAGCTTCTGCGTGGAGATCCCGATCTCGGCGCCGAGCCCGAACTGGCCGCCGTCGGTGAACCGCGAGGATGCGTTGACGATGAGTGCGGCGGAGTCGAGCTCCGTGGTGAACCGGCGCACCGAGGTGACGTCCTGGGTGCAGATCACCTCGGTGTGGCCCGAGGAGTAGCGGGAGATGTGCTCCAGGGCCTCGTCGAGGGAGTCGACCACCTTCACGGCGAGGTCGAGCGAGAGGTACTCGGTCTCCCAGTCGCGCTCGGTGGCGGGCTCGAAGCGCAGCCCGGCCGGCAGGGCCGCGGCGGTGGCCTCGTCCCCGTGGATGGTCACGTCCTTCTGCCCGAGCGCGGCCAGGACCGCCGGCAGGAAGGTCGCGGCGACGTCGCGGTGGACGAGGAGGGTCTCCGCGGCGTTGCACACCCCGGTGCGCTGGGTCTTGGAGTTGAGCACGATCGGCACGGCCTTGGCGACGTCGGCCGTGGCGTCGACGAAGACGTGGCAGTTGCCCACGCCGGTCTCGATGACGGGCACGACGGACTCGCGCACGACGGTCTGGATGAGGTCGGCCCCGCCGCGGGGCACCAGGACGTCCACCAGGCCGCGGGCGCGCATGAGCTCGACGGCGCCGGCCCGGCCGAAGGCGTCGATCGACTGCACGAGCGTTCGGGGCAGCCCCTGGGCGGCCAGCGCGTCGCCGAGGACCTCGACGATGACCTCGTTCGAGCTCGCGGCCGCTGACCCGCCGCGCAGGATGACGGCGTTGCCGGACTTCAGGGCCAGCCCCGCGGCGTCCACCGTGACGTTGGGCCGCGCCTCGTAGATCATGCCCACCACGCCCATGGGCACGCGGACCTGCCGCAGACGCAGGCCGTTGGGCAGGGTGGATCCGCGCACGACCTCCCCGACGGGGTCGGGCAGGGCGGCGAGCTCGCGCAGGGCGTCGGCGATCGCGGCGATCCGCAGCGGGTCGAGGGCCAGGCGGTCGAGTAGGGACTCCTTCATCCCGCCCCGCCGGCCCCGCTCGAGGTCCTCGGCGTTGCCCGCGACGATGCGGTCCGAGGCGTCGACGAGCGCCTCCGCCATCGCGTGGAGCGCCGCGTCCTTGGTCGCGCGGGTGGCCGTGGCCAGGACGCGCGAGGCCTTCTTCGCCTCCCGCGCGATCGCCGTGACGGCGGCGTGGGCGTCGGGCCCCGGACCGGTCGCGCCGGCCGGTGCGGTCGTCATCGTCTCGCTCATGGACCCAGGCTAGACGCGCGGACCCTGCGGCGGCAGGCCCCGTCTCACGGACGGGCCCGGACCTCTGACGTGCGCACCGGCCGAGCGCCCAGCACCCTGGTGCCCGTGACCGTCCTGCTCCTCCTCGCCGGCCTCGCCCTGCTCGTCCTCGGCGGGGAGGTCCTCGTCCGAGGCGCCGGTGGCCTCGCCCGTGCGGCGGGGATGTCGCCGCTGGTCGTCGGGCTCACCGTCGTCTCCTTCGCCACCTCGGCGCCCGAGCTCGCCGTCACCGTCGACGCCGCCCTCTCCGGCAGCCCGGGGCTGGCGGTCGGCAACGTCGTGGGTTCCAACGTCGTCAACATCCTGCTCGTGCTGGGGGTCTCCGGGCTGATCCTGCCGCTGGCCGTGCGCAGCGCGCTCGTGCGCCGCGACGTGCCGGTGATGATCGGGGCGTCCGTCCTCCTGCTGCTCCTCGCGCTCGACGGAGCCGTCACACCGGTCGACGGCGTCGTGCTCATGGCGGTCCTCCTCGCCTACGTCGGCTGGACGGTCCTCGGGAGCCGGCGGTCCGGCGTCACCGCGCGCGACCCCGCCGAGGTGCCGCGCACGGCCCGGCACGTGGCCCTGGACCTGCTGAGCGTCGCCGCCGGGGTCGGGCTGCTCGTCCTCGGGGCGCGGTGGCTGGTCAGCGGTGCCACCGACGTCGCCACCGCGCTGGGGATGAGCGACCTCGTCATCGGCCTGACGGTGGTCGCGGTGGGTACCTCGCTGCCGGAGCTCGCGACGTCGGTCATCGCGGCGGTGCGCGGCTCGGTGGAGATGGCGGTGGGCAACGTCGTCGGGTCGAACATCTTCAACATCGGGGCCGTCATGGGTGTGGCCGCGGTCGTCGCCCCCGGCGGCGTCCCGGTGGACCCCGGCGCGGTCCGCTTCGACCTGCCGGTGATGGTGGCCGTCGCGTTGGCGCTGCTGCCGGTGGCGTTCACCGGGTTCACGGTCGCCCGCTGGGAGGCGGCGCTGTTCGTGGCCTACTACGCCGCGTACGCCGCCTATCTCCTCCTAGACTCCGCGGGCCACGACGCCCTCGCCCCGTTCAGCACGGTCATGCTCGTCTTCGCCCTGCCGATGACCGCGCTGACCCTCACCCTCCTCGTGGGGTACGAGCTCGGGCGGTCCCGCGGGGGTGGCCCACCTCGCACCGGCGTGCCGGAATGATCTCGGCGCGGCAGTGTTGACACCACTGAGACCGACCCGCCGTCCGCCGACCCGGAAGAGGAAGCATGGCTACCAAGAACATCACGCTCGAGCAGTTCGAGCAGACCGTCAGCGCCGAGGGCATCACGCTCGTCGACTTCTGGGCCGACTGGTGCCAGCCCTGCAAGCGGTTCGCCCCCGTGTTCGAGGAGGCGTCGGAGACGCACCCGGACATCACCTT
Coding sequences within it:
- a CDS encoding alpha-amylase family glycosyl hydrolase, with protein sequence MTTWHEHAIFWHVYPLGALGAEPVLEDGAPVTHRLPRLVEWLDYAVELGVSGLLLGPVFTSRSHGYDTIDHFEVDPRLGDRADLDALLAAAHDRGLKVVLDGVFNHVGSQHPLFLRALEGGPTAPEAALFRLTWPDGGGEPVHESFEGHEALVALDHDDDGVAELVTEVMDHWLRAGFDGWRLDAAYAVPLPFWQRVLPGVRAAHPEAYLLGEVIHGDYAGFVAGSGVDSVTQYELWKAIWSALNDTNLYELDHALTRHGEMLGTFAPQTFVGNHDVTRIATRLTDRRHLAHALVVLLTVGGTPSIYYGDEQAFEGLKEERLGGDDAIRPALPQRPADLAPYGWETYHLHQELIALRRRHPWLHRARTAGLALSNEVLAYEARDGENRLVVVLNISDEPAEVPAAGAVVAGHAEAAGEAGTRVPAHGWAVLEP
- a CDS encoding DsbA family oxidoreductase: MSEPISVHVWSDVACPWCFIGKRRFERAVAGFDGEVAVQYHSFELSPDTPVDFAGSAADFLAGHKRLPAEQVEQMLAQVTALAAAEGLRYDYAAVRHTKTLKAHELMHLALERGKQLPMVEALFSAYFEQGRHVGHVDDLVELATAVGLDAEETRAALTAGTYADRVAEDIDQARRLGINGVPFYVVDGRYGVSGAQSPETFLSVLRKVADERRTAAQVGDGPSGDIGTHDVAPAGAVR
- a CDS encoding UBP-type zinc finger domain-containing protein, whose protein sequence is MTFCSHLDTIDHDVVPDAAPGCEDCLPIGATWVHLRACQACGHIGCCDSSPNRHATAHHRTTAHPIVRSYEPGEEWFHCYPDELTFELQNAPTAPSHA
- a CDS encoding glutamate-5-semialdehyde dehydrogenase yields the protein MSETMTTAPAGATGPGPDAHAAVTAIAREAKKASRVLATATRATKDAALHAMAEALVDASDRIVAGNAEDLERGRRGGMKESLLDRLALDPLRIAAIADALRELAALPDPVGEVVRGSTLPNGLRLRQVRVPMGVVGMIYEARPNVTVDAAGLALKSGNAVILRGGSAAASSNEVIVEVLGDALAAQGLPRTLVQSIDAFGRAGAVELMRARGLVDVLVPRGGADLIQTVVRESVVPVIETGVGNCHVFVDATADVAKAVPIVLNSKTQRTGVCNAAETLLVHRDVAATFLPAVLAALGQKDVTIHGDEATAAALPAGLRFEPATERDWETEYLSLDLAVKVVDSLDEALEHISRYSSGHTEVICTQDVTSVRRFTTELDSAALIVNASSRFTDGGQFGLGAEIGISTQKLHARGPMGLAELTTTTWIVEGDGQIRQ
- a CDS encoding DUF3140 domain-containing protein, translating into MAETAVDDALWDDFHGLVTMTAPELREWLTTTAGGQDVEALPDHAGPERSRALLELLERPREELGDDDVVVMRSVVEEIRGLLEGDAADPDRETKLRSLGHDPSR
- a CDS encoding calcium/sodium antiporter; translation: MTVLLLLAGLALLVLGGEVLVRGAGGLARAAGMSPLVVGLTVVSFATSAPELAVTVDAALSGSPGLAVGNVVGSNVVNILLVLGVSGLILPLAVRSALVRRDVPVMIGASVLLLLLALDGAVTPVDGVVLMAVLLAYVGWTVLGSRRSGVTARDPAEVPRTARHVALDLLSVAAGVGLLVLGARWLVSGATDVATALGMSDLVIGLTVVAVGTSLPELATSVIAAVRGSVEMAVGNVVGSNIFNIGAVMGVAAVVAPGGVPVDPGAVRFDLPVMVAVALALLPVAFTGFTVARWEAALFVAYYAAYAAYLLLDSAGHDALAPFSTVMLVFALPMTALTLTLLVGYELGRSRGGGPPRTGVPE
- a CDS encoding VOC family protein — its product is MGQVRQLRVVVEAEDYDEAVAFFRDVLGMPEQEAYAGEGGASVVILDAGRATLEIANPAQKRMIDDVEVGRQVAPHIRLALEVDDSAATTERAVAAGAELVAPPVRTPWDSLNARLDVPAGLHVTLFTELG